The Vanessa atalanta chromosome 24, ilVanAtal1.2, whole genome shotgun sequence genome has a segment encoding these proteins:
- the LOC125073520 gene encoding uncharacterized protein LOC125073520, with protein MFHKETVESRRKFVYDNNVCFNCLGSNHSAKECRTPVRCSICKRTHHSLLHPKDANSSEENKTECVVNSSEGATTSSSNASPSSFMVSWVAAGKKQQQVLLATALVKAICRNGNEYSIRALLDQGSQASFVTESTVQYLGLKKTVFTSHIAGLGGNEVIVSKTMVTMEIKSRYKPDFKILINAHVVKNITSLLPTRRVEAKEWQELKGLMLADPEYFNSNHIDLLLGADVYGVILQEGMKKNPEGTLIAQATSLGWILSGTISCNIKPSSSISVMHCCESEDLLKKFWELESDVPKQKSSMFTEEERLCEQLFTQTTKRDFNGRYIVRLPFKNGYPEVTGSRDIAEKRLKSLEVKFSKDPILKTKYQEVISEYLKLDHMEEVPPEDINNPRAIYLPHHAVVRNDKETTKVRIVYDASCKGKNNLSLNDQLLVGPTLQPELRHIIMQWRCSPICMSADIVKMYRQVKVERQDADCQRILWRNNKNEPIKYYRHTRVTFGTSSAPYLAVKALQKVAHDHSTDYPLAVERVFNDFYVDDLMTGVQTCEEGKQVFVEMYELLGKAGFSLQKWNSNDDILVMEMNQKENDIKEEIKIKENETTKILGLTWNRSDDTFRYAVSLPHLQQPITKRKIISDISRLYDPLGWVGPSIIIAKVMIQKLWLAGLDWDEEIPENLLEEWLTYREEQIVLGNIRLPRWVGTKSNDNLVELHGFCDASKTAYAAAVYVRVIDSKGKVNTSLVTAKTKVAPVKQVSIPRLELCGAVLLTRLIIEVARVMKIEKHNLHAWTDSTIVLAWLNSHPSRWNVFVANRVSEILSSLDPQTWCHVTSKENPADYASREIKPPDLVNNELWFRVPKFISCEPINYKPKDF; from the coding sequence atgttccaTAAAGAAACTGTTGAATCTCGTCGTAAATTTGTTTATGACAATAATGTTTGCTTCAATTGTTTAGGAAGCAATCACTCTGCCAAGGAGTGTCGGACACCTGTTAGGTGTAGTATTTGCAAGCGGACTCATCATTCGCTATTGCATCCTAAGGATGCTAATTCATCTGAGGAAAACAAGACTGAGTGTGTTGTTAATTCTTCAGAAGGTGCCACAACCTCATCTTCGAATGCCTCTCCATCATCCTTTATGGTGTCTTGGGTTGCTGCCGGTAAGAAACAACAACAAGTGCTACTTGCCACGGCTTTAGTCAAGGCTATATGTAGGAATGGTAATGAGTACAGCATTCGGGCGCTCCTAGACCAGGGGTCGCAGGCTTCATTTGTAACCGAATCTACGGTACAATATTTGGGTTTAAAGAAAACTGTTTTCACCAGTCATATAGCAGGGCTGGGAGGAAATGAGGTAATAGTCTCTAAGACTATGGTCACCATGGAAATAAAGTCTCGGTACAAAccagattttaaaattttaataaacgcaCACGTGGTAAAGAATATAACCTCTCTCTTGCCAACTAGAAGAGTGGAAGCCAAAGAATGGCAGGAACTTAAAGGCTTAATGCTAGCTGATCCGGAGTACTTCAATTCAAATCATATCGATCTTCTCTTGGGTGCGGACGTATATGGAGTAATTCTGCAGGAAGGTATGAAGAAAAATCCTGAAGGAACGCTGATAGCACAAGCAACCAGTCTCGGCTGGATTCTGTCCGGTACTATAAGCTGCAACATCAAGCCCTCATCTAGTATAAGTGTAATGCATTGCTGCGAAAGTGAGGATTTATTGAAGAAATTTTGGGAACTTGAATCAGACGTTCCGAAACAAAAATCCAGCATGTTTACAGAGGAAGAAAGGCTTTGCGAACAACTTTTCACTCAGACTACCAAAAGAGATTTCAATGGGCGGTATATAGTTCGGCTTCCTTTCAAAAATGGATATCCCGAAGTCACAGGATCTAGAGACATAGCCGAAAAACGTCTTAAATCGTTAGAAGTCAAGTTCAGCAAAGACCCGATtctgaaaacaaaatatcaggAGGTAATAAGTGAATATCTTAAACTGGATCACATGGAAGAAGTACCACCAGAAGATATAAATAATCCGAGGGCTATATACTTACCACATCACGCCGTTGTCAGAAATGATAAAGAAACTACGAAGGTCAGAATTGTTTACGATGCATCCTGCAAAGGCAAAAACAACCTATCACTCAATGATCAGTTGTTGGTTGGACCTACCTTGCAGCCAGAGTTGCGGCATATAATCATGCAGTGGAGGTGTTCACCAATTTGTATGTCAGCTGACATCGTAAAGATGTATCGGCAAGTTAAAGTGGAAAGGCAAGATGCAGATTGTCAGAGAATACTGtggagaaataataaaaacgagcctataaaatattataggcaTACTCGAGTTACTTTTGGCACATCTTCTGCTCCATATCTAGCAGTAAAGGCTCTTCAAAAAGTTGCTCATGATCATAGTACTGATTATCCGTTGGCAGTCGAAAGAGTGTTCAACGATTTTTATGTAGATGATCTTATGACGGGAGTTCAAACCTGCGAAGAAGGTAAACAAGTATTTGTGGAAATGTACGAACTATTGGGAAAAGCAGGGTTTTCATTACAAAAGTGGAATAGCAATGATGATATCCTAGTAATGGAGATGAATCAAAAGGAAAATGATATaaaggaagaaataaaaataaaagaaaatgaaacaaCAAAAATTTTGGGACTTACTTGGAACCGCAGTGATGACACCTTCCGCTACGCAGTAAGCCTTCCTCATTTGCAGCAACCTATaacgaaaagaaaaattatatctgaTATTTCACGACTCTACGATCCACTTGGGTGGGTAGGGCCAAGCATTATCATAGCAAAGGTAATGATACAAAAGCTGTGGTTGGCAGGATTGGATTGGGATGAGGAAATTCCAGAAAATTTATTAGAAGAATGGTTAACTTACCGTGAAGAACAGATTGTATTAGGTAATATTCGCTTACCAAGGTGGGTTGGGACAAAGTCAAATGATAATCTAGTTGAATTACACGGATTTTGCGACGCATCCAAAACAGCATATGCAGCAGCGGTGTACGTCCGTGTGATTGATTCTAAAGGAAAGGTCAACACGTCTTTGGTTACTGCTAAAACAAAGGTGGCACCAGTAAAGCAGGTCTCAATACCTCGTTTAGAATTGTGTGGAGCTGTTTTGCTTACAAGGTTGATAATCGAAGTTGCAAGAGTcatgaaaattgaaaaacacAATCTTCATGCGTGGACCGACTCCACAATTGTACTTGCGTGGCTAAATAGTCACCCAAGCAGATGGAATGTTTTTGTAGCAAATCGAGTGTCTGAAATATTAAGTAGCTTAGATCCGCAGACGTGGTGTCATGTGACTTCGAAGGAAAATCCAGCTGATTATGCATCTCGAGAAATTAAACCACCTGATCTGGTGAATAATGAGTTATGGTTTCGTGTGCCGAAATTCATTTCTTGTGAACCCATTAATTATAAGCCAAAAGATTTTTAA